TAGTCTGATCCGGTTAATCACTATAGGGCCGATATGGTTATGGAGTTTTGTTTTTAAGAAACTTAAACTGAAGTTTTAGTTCTTACATCCTGTTTTTGTAATGCCGGTGAGGACAGCAGCAAACGCATAATACATATTTCCTGATGTCTACTTTGCTATTGCGTGATTTGATTACAGCCCGCTGCGTCAACTGGTGTCCTAACCAATTAATAAAATAAGTTTCTAGCAACGTAGAGGAGCTTTCTCTGTAATGCCTGTAAGGGCAGCGGCAGACGTTACTACTTATTTCCTGATACCTGCTTTGCTATTGTGTAATTTGATTACAGCCCGTTGCGTCAATTGGTGTCCCCTCTAATTGATAAAATAAATTTTTATGCAAGGTGAAGTATCTTTCTCTGTAGTGCCGGTGAGGACAGCAGCATACGCATATTACATATTTCCTGATGTCTGCTTTGCTACTGAGTGATTTGATAAGCTCTCCGCGTCAATTGGTGTCCCCACCAATTGATAAAATAAATTTCTAAGCAACGTATAGGAACTTTCTTTGTAATGCCGGTGAGGACAGCAGCAAACGCATACTACATATTTCCTGATGTCTGCTTTGCTATTGCGTGATTTGATTACAGCCCGCTGCATCAACTGGTTTCCTAACCAGTTGCAGTGTACGTAGAGTATTTATTTTTAGTGCCAGCAAGCGCCCTGATAACTTTACACGTACATAATTGCTCTTCATTCCGGGGTACAACCTAAACAATTTGCTGCCTTTTATTGTCTTATATTAAATATAGCATAAGAAAGGAAGCCCGGGATTATATGAAATTACTATCTGTGACTAGCAAAGGTCTGTATTGTAAACAAGCGAATATTTATATTGATCCATGGAAGCCTGTTGATAATGCCCTGATTACCCATGCACATAGTGATCATGCACGCTGGGGGATGGGACACTACTGGTGTCATTCGGATAGTATTCCGATATTGCGTCTGCGTCTTGGGGTAGAAAATAATGTTACCGGCATGGAATACGGTGAGGTAATGTCCGTCAATGGGGTAAAGATAAGTCTTCATCCTGCAGGACATATTATCGGCTCGGCTCAGGTACGTCTGGAATACCAGGGAGAAGTCTGGGTATTTACAGGTGACTATAAATGGAGTGAGGATGGTCTTTCACAACCTTTTGAATTGCTCAAGTGTGATCATTTTATCACAGAATCTACATTTGGACTTCCGGTGTATCATTTTCCTTCTGCATTTGATGTGTATGAAGACATCAACCGCTGGTGGAAGCAGAATCAGGATAAAGGATTAAATACAGTATTGTTGGGGTATTCTCTAGGAAAGGCACAGAATATATTAAAACATCTGGATACCTCTATCGGTGAGATATACCTGCACGGAGCTGTGGCGAATGTTAATCAGGCACTACAGGAGGTGGGGTACGAGTTTCCGGGACAACGGATTCTGGCGGAGACGGATCGATCCGCAATAAAGGGTGCGCTTATTGTCGCACCGCCATCTGCAATGGATACTCCCTGGATACGGAAATTAAGACCCTACAAGATCGCCATGTGCAGCGGTTGGATGCAATTGCGCGGAGCCAGAAGAAGAAGAGGAGTGGATCAGGGATTTGTCCTGTCCGATCACTGCGACTGGTCACAGCTTAATGCAGCTGTACAGGAAACTGGTGCCGGCCACGTG
The Sphingobacterium spiritivorum genome window above contains:
- a CDS encoding ligase-associated DNA damage response exonuclease, yielding MKLLSVTSKGLYCKQANIYIDPWKPVDNALITHAHSDHARWGMGHYWCHSDSIPILRLRLGVENNVTGMEYGEVMSVNGVKISLHPAGHIIGSAQVRLEYQGEVWVFTGDYKWSEDGLSQPFELLKCDHFITESTFGLPVYHFPSAFDVYEDINRWWKQNQDKGLNTVLLGYSLGKAQNILKHLDTSIGEIYLHGAVANVNQALQEVGYEFPGQRILAETDRSAIKGALIVAPPSAMDTPWIRKLRPYKIAMCSGWMQLRGARRRRGVDQGFVLSDHCDWSQLNAAVQETGAGHVYVTHGYEAVFSKWVNEHLGVKASVLKTLFHDQEEEDME